The following are encoded in a window of Allosphingosinicella indica genomic DNA:
- a CDS encoding SufB/SufD family protein, producing MTALLALPTPRDEAWRWSDLSALPEIAARAPSGAVPDALPWLDCGAGPRLLFVDGRFDAARSDPGPVAVGSVGGTASEHPLGRLAESTGWSLRLGADHAPPGIVQIIHVSTGAVDHLAAEITLDADAQASVVETYLGSGWTNRRTAFRLGRGARLMLARRLGGENGFVSLTDNAEIGEGGSFVATILAAGGRDSRLDGTIEIAGEAGFAEFGGALLARGRQRHDANLVLRHAAPSGASRQLWRSVADDKAICSVAARVEVARAAQKTDGEQSLKGLLLSRSATINAKPELEIFADDVKCAHGATVGELDRNALYYLRTRGIGEAEAKALLTRAFVADAIDRIGEVAVREAFHAGAVAWLGGAG from the coding sequence GTGACCGCGCTACTCGCCCTTCCCACGCCGCGCGACGAGGCCTGGCGCTGGAGCGACCTGTCGGCGCTGCCGGAGATTGCGGCGCGTGCGCCGTCAGGCGCGGTGCCCGATGCGCTGCCCTGGCTCGATTGCGGCGCGGGGCCGCGGCTGCTGTTCGTCGACGGGCGGTTCGATGCGGCGCGGAGCGATCCGGGGCCGGTCGCCGTTGGTTCGGTCGGTGGCACTGCGAGTGAGCATCCGCTCGGGCGGCTGGCGGAAAGCACTGGCTGGTCGCTGCGCCTCGGCGCCGATCATGCGCCGCCGGGGATCGTGCAGATCATCCACGTTTCGACCGGCGCGGTCGACCATCTCGCCGCCGAGATCACGCTCGATGCCGATGCGCAGGCCAGCGTCGTCGAAACCTATCTCGGCTCCGGCTGGACCAACCGGCGCACTGCATTCCGTCTGGGCCGCGGTGCGCGGCTGATGCTGGCGCGGCGGCTGGGCGGCGAGAACGGTTTCGTCAGTCTTACTGACAATGCGGAGATCGGCGAGGGCGGGAGTTTCGTCGCGACCATTCTGGCGGCGGGCGGGCGCGATAGCCGGCTCGACGGCACGATCGAGATCGCGGGCGAGGCCGGCTTCGCCGAGTTCGGCGGCGCATTGCTCGCGCGCGGGCGACAGCGGCACGACGCCAATCTGGTGCTGCGCCACGCGGCACCGTCCGGCGCCAGCCGCCAGCTCTGGCGTTCGGTCGCCGACGACAAGGCGATCTGCTCGGTCGCGGCGCGGGTCGAGGTGGCGCGCGCGGCGCAAAAGACCGATGGCGAGCAATCGCTCAAGGGCCTGCTCCTCTCCCGCAGCGCGACGATCAACGCCAAGCCCGAGCTCGAAATCTTCGCCGACGACGTCAAATGCGCCCACGGCGCGACGGTCGGCGAACTGGATCGCAATGCGCTTTATTACCTCCGCACCCGCGGCATCGGCGAGGCGGAAGCCAAGGCCCTCCTCACCCGCGCCTTCGTCGCCGACGCGATCGACCGCATCGGCGAGGTTGCGGTGCGGGAGGCGTTTCATGCCGGGGCGGTGGCGTGGCTGGGAGGCGCCGGGTGA